In Halorientalis sp. LT38, a genomic segment contains:
- a CDS encoding universal stress protein: protein MTRFVAGTRSKADSEHIGAYLAKRATPDDDILVVNALSEGSEDVEEVRAGEQAVDDLQAALGGLDVETHQLIRDNDPAEEIIAFASEHDADEIVIGVHKRNPTGKVVFGSTAQQILLNTSIPVVSVPVPK from the coding sequence ATGACACGATTCGTCGCTGGGACGAGGAGTAAAGCGGATAGTGAACACATCGGCGCGTATCTCGCGAAACGGGCGACTCCCGACGACGACATCCTCGTCGTCAACGCCCTCTCGGAGGGGTCCGAGGACGTCGAAGAGGTCCGGGCCGGCGAGCAGGCGGTCGACGACCTGCAGGCGGCCCTCGGCGGCCTCGATGTCGAGACACACCAGCTCATCCGCGACAACGACCCGGCCGAGGAGATCATCGCGTTCGCGTCCGAACACGACGCCGACGAGATCGTCATCGGCGTTCACAAGCGCAACCCCACGGGCAAGGTCGTCTTCGGGAGCACCGCACAGCAAATCCTGTTGAACACGTCGATCCCCGTCGTCTCGGTACCCGTCCCGAAGTGA
- a CDS encoding XdhC family protein, whose amino-acid sequence MGSDWSVPEADVIDGIRDTLVCDRSAVLATVVDVEGSAYRRPGAKMVVDADGEGVGNITAGCLEDEVRRIAADVLDAGEPRVETYDLMNDDEDVWGLGVGCNGIIDVLIEPIDESFRPVVEASEAGDDVATITVLDGDAPAGSRAVYRPGSGFTDDEDLPEWVRSGIRETVTDLLERDQSAAVTVEGDEGTATVFVDALTAPPKLVVFGSGPDVGPVTELAKNCDFRVTVVAFRGAAADPDRFPHADAVSSTSPSDLRSACEFDESTYAVLMTHNFVDDRLALESLLSTPVPYVGLLGPRDRFEEIREDLNGDGIDLDGRDRERIYTPVGLDLGSGTPYGIAHSIVAELLAVHNDRDPKHVRDREGPIHPRVDETV is encoded by the coding sequence ATGGGATCCGACTGGAGCGTCCCCGAAGCTGACGTTATCGACGGGATCAGGGACACCCTCGTGTGCGATCGGTCGGCCGTCCTCGCGACCGTCGTCGACGTCGAAGGGAGTGCCTACCGCCGCCCCGGGGCGAAGATGGTCGTCGACGCCGACGGCGAGGGCGTCGGCAACATCACCGCGGGCTGTCTCGAAGACGAGGTGCGACGCATCGCGGCCGACGTCCTCGACGCAGGCGAGCCCCGCGTCGAGACCTACGACCTGATGAACGACGACGAGGACGTCTGGGGCCTGGGCGTCGGCTGCAACGGCATCATAGACGTGCTGATCGAGCCGATCGACGAGTCCTTCCGCCCGGTCGTCGAGGCGAGCGAAGCCGGGGACGACGTCGCGACGATCACCGTCCTCGACGGCGACGCCCCCGCCGGGTCGCGAGCGGTCTATCGGCCGGGTTCGGGATTCACCGACGACGAGGACCTGCCCGAGTGGGTCCGCTCCGGAATCCGGGAGACGGTCACGGACCTGCTCGAACGGGATCAGTCCGCTGCCGTGACCGTCGAGGGGGACGAGGGAACGGCAACGGTGTTCGTCGACGCCCTGACCGCGCCCCCGAAACTGGTCGTGTTCGGGAGCGGCCCCGACGTCGGGCCGGTGACGGAACTGGCCAAGAACTGCGACTTCCGCGTGACCGTCGTCGCGTTCCGCGGTGCGGCCGCCGACCCGGACCGGTTCCCGCACGCCGACGCGGTCTCGTCGACCTCCCCCTCGGACCTGCGATCGGCCTGCGAGTTCGACGAGTCCACCTACGCCGTCCTCATGACACACAACTTCGTCGACGACCGCCTGGCCCTCGAATCACTGCTGTCGACGCCGGTCCCCTACGTCGGGTTGCTCGGGCCGCGCGACCGGTTCGAGGAGATCCGCGAGGACCTGAACGGGGACGGGATCGACCTCGACGGACGCGACCGCGAACGGATCTACACGCCGGTCGGCCTCGACCTCGGGAGCGGGACTCCCTACGGCATCGCCCACAGCATCGTCGCCGAACTCCTCGCGGTCCACAACGACCGCGACCCGAAACACGTCAGAGACCGGGAAGGCCCGATTCACCCGCGCGTCGACGAGACGGTCTGA
- a CDS encoding carbon-nitrogen family hydrolase, whose product MRIASVQLEAGADAESNVAKGEARIRDAADSGADLVVLPEIWNLGYFAFDEYSAGAEPIDGPTMTHLQSLADELDIYLHTGSIVEENGDDLHNTSGLVSPEGELLDTYRKIHTYGYGSREQELLTPGERVVTVETDFGTVGLVTCYDLRFPELFRALVDQGAELFLVTSAWPIPRLEHWLMLNRMRAVENQVFLASSNLVGDNQGVELAGHSLVVDPWATPLANAGFHERTVIADVDMDMVAEARDDFPALADRQFDLSYDL is encoded by the coding sequence ATGCGAATCGCAAGCGTTCAGTTAGAGGCAGGAGCGGATGCAGAGAGTAACGTCGCGAAGGGTGAAGCGCGGATCCGCGACGCCGCCGACAGCGGCGCCGATCTGGTCGTCCTCCCGGAGATCTGGAACCTCGGGTACTTCGCCTTCGACGAGTACTCGGCGGGCGCGGAGCCCATCGACGGTCCGACGATGACCCACCTGCAGTCGCTGGCGGACGAACTCGACATCTACCTTCACACGGGAAGCATCGTCGAGGAAAACGGCGACGACCTCCACAACACGAGCGGGCTCGTCTCGCCGGAGGGCGAACTGCTCGATACCTACCGGAAGATCCACACCTACGGCTACGGCTCCAGGGAGCAGGAACTGCTGACCCCCGGCGAACGCGTCGTCACGGTCGAGACGGACTTCGGCACCGTCGGACTGGTGACCTGCTACGACCTCCGGTTCCCCGAACTGTTCCGGGCGCTGGTCGATCAGGGCGCAGAGCTGTTCCTCGTCACCTCGGCCTGGCCCATCCCCCGACTCGAACACTGGCTGATGCTCAACCGGATGCGAGCGGTCGAGAACCAGGTGTTCCTCGCGTCGTCGAACCTCGTGGGCGACAACCAGGGGGTCGAACTCGCGGGCCACAGCCTCGTCGTGGACCCGTGGGCGACGCCGCTTGCCAACGCAGGGTTCCACGAGCGAACCGTCATCGCAGACGTCGACATGGACATGGTCGCGGAGGCACGCGACGACTTCCCCGCGCTGGCCGACCGTCAGTTCGACCTCTCCTACGACCTGTAA
- a CDS encoding cupin domain-containing protein, with translation MPTEDKELFDPLADDSGIEWEPVEGYPDGIYEKVLYMDEDGSHSRILKFEPGVETDEVLNHDFYEEVYVISGGLIDKTLGEVFEAGTYACRTPGMEHGPYETPIGCMTFETRYYEDGN, from the coding sequence ATGCCAACCGAAGACAAGGAGCTTTTCGACCCGTTAGCGGACGATAGCGGTATCGAGTGGGAGCCCGTCGAAGGCTATCCGGACGGAATCTACGAGAAGGTACTCTACATGGACGAGGACGGCAGCCACAGCCGCATCCTCAAGTTCGAGCCGGGCGTCGAGACCGACGAGGTCCTCAACCACGACTTCTACGAGGAGGTCTACGTCATCTCCGGGGGTCTCATCGACAAGACACTCGGCGAGGTCTTCGAGGCCGGCACCTACGCCTGCCGGACGCCGGGCATGGAACACGGCCCCTACGAGACCCCCATCGGCTGCATGACCTTCGAGACGCGGTACTACGAAGACGGTAACTGA